In a single window of the Limnohabitans sp. 2KL-27 genome:
- a CDS encoding VCBS domain-containing protein, giving the protein MTQALVYDPSVQQVDALLQGLDAGIHAIPITPQDEPLAIMAQLMNDPSLAQLHVLGHGAPGEVILGGQRLDAQTFSQRSGLLGAAATNPLQIAFWSCKTGHGDIGMNFINTVANVTGAHVFASSGLVGHEDKGGSWVLDVQAAPKAPFSAEAREGFKQVLAAPTLSAVPFSSSIQFVEGDNLAALDSDGNPVVDPALPGDPMLLFRSVSIGYGTGDSTNQRITALTFRVTGVMDANQEVIWFDGVQIVLAPTATSNSLSVLDSGATFDWNWAITESGGVFTVSITSDAGMISTALKNALLYSSYQNLNVDNPTPGPRSLRLLSITDSGNNLSSASDNETQSLNITANVMVTAVNDIPVVSGNFAAQMGEDSLVGVSGLLTATDLDTGESAFQPQANTASSYGNFSVDSNGVWNYALTSSSSALQSLAQGASASDVFSVLTVDGTTTTVTITIIGSNDGPTITNSSAAQSGTVIEAGNLDNGNVFSGTASITGALSASDVDTGATQVWSIEGAAPTTYGSIQINASTGVWTYTLDNEDAEVKALAEGASVTQSYTARVTDNNGAYVEQAITVTIVGTNDVPTLTTTAGANAGTVIEAGNLDDGSAVSGTASISGALSASDVDAGATRLWSIEGTPSTTYGSIQIDSSTGVWTYTLDNDDADVKALAEGASVTQSYTARVTDNNGAYVXXAXTXTVXGANDAPVATYTTARPVNEGATISGTLTSTDADDNSTATYAVVGNTPAGLALDGSTGAWTFDANNSAYNSLGVGETASVTVNYSVTDDQXAGATNSFTITVQGTNDAPVATYTTAQSATEDLATISGQLTRTDADTNDGATYALVGNAIAGLSIGTNGIWSFDPGHADYQDLAAGATQQIPVTYLVSDGNGGSDTESFTITVTGANDAPVATYTTARPVNEGATISGTLTSTDADDNSTATYAVVGNTPAGLALDGSTGAWTFDASNSAYDSLGVG; this is encoded by the coding sequence ATGACACAAGCACTCGTTTACGACCCCAGCGTTCAACAGGTTGACGCGCTGCTGCAAGGGCTCGACGCGGGCATACACGCCATTCCGATCACGCCCCAAGATGAGCCCCTGGCCATCATGGCGCAACTCATGAATGACCCCTCTTTGGCCCAGCTGCACGTGCTGGGCCATGGAGCTCCTGGCGAGGTCATTTTGGGCGGTCAACGCCTGGACGCGCAGACATTTTCTCAACGCAGCGGCCTGCTTGGCGCCGCTGCCACAAACCCCCTTCAAATCGCTTTTTGGTCCTGCAAGACCGGTCACGGAGATATTGGTATGAACTTCATCAACACAGTTGCAAACGTTACCGGTGCACACGTCTTCGCTTCCAGCGGTTTGGTGGGTCATGAAGACAAGGGCGGCAGCTGGGTGCTGGACGTGCAAGCTGCACCCAAGGCGCCTTTCAGTGCTGAGGCGAGGGAGGGGTTCAAGCAGGTTTTGGCGGCGCCAACTCTTTCTGCAGTACCTTTTAGTTCCTCCATACAGTTTGTTGAGGGTGACAACCTTGCAGCGTTAGATTCAGATGGCAACCCCGTGGTGGACCCCGCGCTTCCGGGGGATCCCATGCTGCTTTTCAGGTCGGTATCCATAGGCTATGGCACAGGCGATTCAACAAATCAACGAATCACTGCACTGACTTTTCGGGTTACCGGGGTCATGGATGCGAACCAGGAAGTCATCTGGTTTGATGGGGTACAGATTGTTCTGGCGCCAACTGCTACCTCCAATAGCTTATCCGTCCTTGATTCGGGAGCAACCTTCGACTGGAACTGGGCCATAACTGAGAGTGGCGGCGTTTTCACGGTCAGTATCACCAGCGACGCTGGGATGATCAGCACCGCTCTAAAGAATGCTCTTCTCTATTCGTCCTATCAAAATTTGAACGTTGATAACCCTACTCCGGGTCCCCGTTCGCTCAGGCTCTTGTCTATCACGGACAGTGGTAACAACTTATCGAGCGCGTCCGATAACGAGACTCAATCTCTCAACATCACTGCGAATGTGATGGTTACGGCGGTCAATGACATACCAGTTGTGTCTGGGAACTTTGCAGCTCAAATGGGAGAGGACAGCCTCGTTGGTGTCAGTGGCTTGCTTACGGCCACTGATTTGGATACTGGGGAGTCAGCTTTCCAGCCTCAAGCCAATACTGCCAGCTCGTATGGCAACTTTAGCGTTGACTCGAATGGCGTTTGGAATTACGCCCTGACCAGTTCAAGCAGTGCGTTGCAAAGTTTGGCGCAGGGTGCTTCCGCTTCGGACGTCTTTTCTGTTCTGACCGTCGATGGAACAACGACCACGGTAACCATTACGATCATCGGCAGTAATGATGGACCTACGATCACCAACAGCAGTGCTGCGCAGTCGGGCACGGTGATTGAGGCTGGAAATCTTGACAATGGCAATGTCTTTTCAGGCACGGCCAGCATTACTGGAGCCCTGAGTGCTTCTGATGTGGATACGGGTGCGACCCAAGTATGGAGCATTGAGGGCGCGGCCCCGACGACATATGGTTCGATCCAGATCAATGCATCGACCGGGGTGTGGACCTACACGCTCGATAACGAGGATGCCGAGGTCAAGGCGTTGGCAGAAGGCGCTTCTGTCACGCAGAGTTACACGGCGCGCGTGACCGACAACAACGGGGCATACGTTGAGCAAGCGATCACGGTCACCATTGTTGGCACCAACGACGTCCCAACATTGACCACGACTGCCGGGGCCAATGCAGGTACGGTGATTGAGGCTGGAAATCTTGATGATGGTAGTGCTGTCTCAGGCACAGCCAGCATTTCTGGTGCCTTGAGTGCTTCTGATGTGGATGCGGGTGCGACCCGGCTATGGAGCATCGAGGGCACGCCTTCGACGACATATGGTTCGATCCAGATTGATTCATCGACCGGGGTTTGGACCTACACGCTCGATAACGATGATGCCGATGTCAAGGCGTTGGCAGAAGGCGCTTCTGTCACGCAGAGTTACACCGCGCGTGTGACCGACAACAACGGGGCATACGTTSWGMRAGCGWTCACGRTCACRGTGRCGGGCGCCAACGATGCGCCTGTGGCGACGTACACGACGGCGCGGCCGGTCAACGAGGGCGCGACGATCAGCGGCACGCTGACCTCGACCGACGCGGATGACAACAGCACGGCCACCTATGCGGTGGTGGGCAACACGCCTGCGGGCCTGGCGCTCGATGGGTCTACGGGTGCGTGGACGTTTGACGCGAATAACAGCGCGTACAACAGTTTGGGTGTGGGCGAGACCGCTTCGGTGACGGTCAACTACTCGGTGACTGATGACCAGRGCGCAGGCGCGACCAACAGCTTCACGATCACGGTGCAGGGCACCAACGACGCGCCTGTGGCGACGTACACGACGGCGCAAAGTGCGACAGAAGATTTGGCGACGATCTCGGGCCAGTTGACCCGCACGGACGCGGACACGAATGATGGCGCGACGTACGCGCTGGTGGGCAACGCAATTGCGGGCCTGTCGATCGGCACGAACGGCATCTGGTCGTTTGATCCTGGCCACGCTGATTACCAGGACTTGGCTGCTGGCGCGACGCAGCAAATTCCCGTGACTTACTTGGTCAGCGACGGCAATGGCGGCAGCGACACTGAGAGCTTCACGATCACGGTGACGGGCGCCAACGATGCGCCTGTGGCGACGTACACGACGGCGCGGCCGGTCAACGAGGGCGCGACGATCAGCGGCACGCTGACCTCGACCGACGCGGATGACAACAGCACGGCCACCTATGCGGTGGTGGGCAACACGCCTGCGGGCCTGGCGCTCGATGGGTCTACGGGTGCGTGGACGTTTGACGCGAGCAACAGCGCTTACGACAGCCTGGGTGTGGGC